The Methanobrevibacter millerae genomic interval AGTATAGGGTTCAGGTATTCGGATACGAGCAAAGAAAATATTTGGATATCTAAATCCGAATATTATTTTTTAAAATCAGGAGTATTCCATGTCTGAATCAGAACGCAGAATGATTGAAATATTAAGAATCCTGAACAAGCAGGAACAGCCAACCGGTTCCAAGCTGATAGCTGACGAACTGAGGGAAAAGGGCTTTAATTTAGGTGAGCGTGCCGTAAGATACCATATGCAGATACTGGATGAGAAGGGATATACCGAGAAGATGGGCTATTCCGGAAGGCGGATTACAGAACTGGGACGTGAAAAGCTGGAAAAGGGACTCATCTATGATCAGGTCGATTTCATATATTCAAAATTTGAAGAATTGATATATCTGACTGACTTCAACTATATGGACAAAACAGGAAATGTTGTTGTAAATACCTCGACCATTTATAATGAAGATAGCTATAATATAATTAAAGATGTTTTTCAAAATGGCCTTTCTGTGAGCCCTTACGTTAATTTAAATAGGGTCGGAAGTGGCAGCAATCTGGAGATAAAAACCATATGCGGCACGACCATCGACGGGATTCTTCTCAAGGAAGGCATAGCATCACAGCCTACATACGGAGGACTGCTTAAAATCGAGGATTACCATCCGGTATCCTTCAAGGAAATAATATCCTACAAAAAGACCTCCATTACGCCACTTGACGCATTTATAGCTCCTGGAATGACTTCAGTGCTTGACGTCATCGATGAGGGTACGGGATACATTCCGGCAAACTTCAGGATGATACCGAGCCTTGCGTATGACAGGACCATGAAAATCATCGATGACCTTAAAAAGATTGGCGTCAACGGAACGATAGCCGTGTCAAACGACGGGGAAGATATTTTGGGACTGCCGATAAGCAAGGGAATGATCGGTGTTGCAATAATCGGCGGAATAACTCCGTTCTGCGCAGCCCAGGAACTTGGATACGACATTGACATCAAGATAGGTGAGGAACTGGAAAACTTCGAAAGATTAACCCCTATCGTCAAGGACATAAAGTATAACCTGAAGGAAAGCAAGGGAAAAAGCGATACAAGAATACCGTTCATTCTTTCCAAATCATGGAATCTGATTCATCAGGTCGATTTTGACGTTGAAAGGGAATGCGGAAACATCATAGCAAACATCTCATACGTCAAAAGGGACGACCTCGATGAAACCGTTAAAATAATGAAGGAAAGCTACGATGCAAACAGCAAATACATCAATCCACACTATCAAATCGTAAAGCTTCCGGCTGATGACGAAAAGGTGGGAATAGCTACAATCTGCAGCCTGAGCGTGGACGGAATGTTAATCAAAAACGGAATAAAGTCCACTCCAATCTACGGAGGATTGCTGGAATTGACCGAGCCGCCGCTTTTCATTGATTTGATTTCATATACAGGCTCATCAATCGATCCCCACAAGATATTCATCGCCAAAAACATGACTGCAATAACAAAGGACTCAGGACCTAAACGATTGCTTGCAAGTATCAAGGAAGCGCCACTAATTTCAAGGGATTACGGCGTTTACCTGCTGGATAAACTCTCAAAAATAGGATTTTCAGTTTATAAGGTAGGAAAGGCACGTGAACTGACCTACAATGCAAAAGCCGAAAACTACAACTTCGGAATCGTAACCGGAAGCGGGCTTAACAGCATTGCAGCCATTAAAGAAAAAGGAATAGATATTGAAGTAAAGGCTGACACCCAGCTCTTGCCTTACGAAAATATGGATACACTGTAGATTACACTACAGTAACATCCACCACTTCACCATCATCCTGAGGATAATGTGTAAATTCAATCAGATCCTCCTGGATTTCATAAATGTCGATTTCTATGGTCGGATTCAAATGCGTTTCATCCAGAGACATCAGCATCTTAAAACCAGGTTTTCCGAAATATTTGGAAAAATCAACGTTTAAAACTTCACCTTCGGCAAAAATCCTATTGTAAGCTATTTCTAAGTTATCATGGATTTTTACGTTTTCTTTCAAGTAATTAACAGCTTCATCTACAGACAATTCTAATTTTTTCATAGACGTCACCTCTACTAATTACTTATATGATGTCATATATAAATGTTTGTTCGTATGTATACAAACAAAATTAAAAATCAATAAAAAAAAGAATTGTTTAGAAATCAATTTCTATAACGGTTTCCTTGTCTTCTGTAATGTGAACCATTTCAAGCAAATCGTCGTAAATTTCCTTAAAGTCAATTTCTACAGCCTGATTTAGGATTTCACCATTTAACTGCATGTTAACCCTAAGGCCTTCTCCAGTTTCTTCATCCTCTTCGGTAATTCCTAAAACTTCACCCGGAGCGAAAATACGATTGTAGGAAATTTCCAAAGTGTCACCGACTTTTACGTTGTTTCTTACATATTCAATAGCTTCGTCAGTGGTTAACAAGATTTCTTCTGCCATAAAATCACCTTAAAAAAAATAAAAAAAGAGAGAGGAATTATAAATTCCTGTATTCTCTGATTGAAGTATAGTCGTCGTCTAATTCTCCGTAAGTGGATAGTTTTTCTTTGTTTGCTTCAGCATCTAAGTATAAACTACCTTTACCGTTAAGACCGATATCTCCAGTATATTTAATGTATTTACCAGGGAAAACAACACCACTGTCTTCAGGGTCTTCTACGATACCTTCAAGGACAAATCCTTCAAGTAATCTTCCTAAGAATCCGTGAATAACGATAGTACCGTTTTTCATTTGTCCGCCAGGCCAACGGTTAACGTCACCGTCGATTTCAATGATACCTTTGGTCATGTGAATACCGGCTAAAATATCACAGTTTCCTTTTACGTGGATTTTACCACCAGTTAAACATTCACCACATTGTTTACCTGCGTTACCGCCGACAACAATTTCTCCTCCAGTCATACCTCTCCAGTCACCGATGTAGGAAGCACCAGTGAATTCTTTGGTATTTCCGGTAATTTCAAGGTATCCTCCGGACATTTCCCTTCCTGCGTGAGCTGCTGCATCACCGTTAACGAGAATGGATCCACCGCTCATTTCAGCACCGACGTGGAGGTCGACACTGCTGTTACAGATGATTTCACCAGCGCTCATTTTGCAGCCGATGTATTTGACTCTGTTTAAATCCCCGTTGAAAATCATTTTAACGTCAGCAGGGCCTTCAGCTTCACCTTCAACAGTAATATCAAAGAAGTCAGTAATTGGGAATCTGGAGTTTCCAATAGGCACTTCATATTTAGCGAAGTCAGCTTCGGTCCAGGAATAAATTTCATCAGGAATTACTTCATCCATTTCTAATGCGATTGAAGAAGTTTTTATTTGATCAAATGTAATTGTTTTCAAACTAAACACCCCATTTATTTTTCAACATCTACTCTGATTGGGTTAGATACGTAGTGGTCGTGTACTGGGTAATTTTCCCATTTAACTGAGTAGTACTGATTGAAGAATGGCATAAGGTTGTCGAGAACTTTCTGTTCTTGTTTTTCCCATCCTTTTACGTTAACCCAAATGTTTTGACTTTCTTTAACTTGTACGATTTCTTTATCTTTAACTAAGATTTGACCATCTTTGATTGTGTAGTCAGCTACAGTGAAACCTTTTTCGATTTCTAAAGCTTGTCTGGATGGGTCAATATCATTAGGATTTATGTCATAAACTGCAATGTCAGCTCTGCATCCAGGGGTAAGAGAACCTCTGTCTTCAAATCCGTAGATTTTAGCAGCAGCAGCCCTTGTAATGGTTGCAATTTCGTAGAAATCGTATTCCCTTTCGATACTTGGGAGAGTAGTTCTTTTGTAAATCCATTTGTGGACTTCGTTTTCGCACATGTCTTGTCTTTTCTCGTTACTCATTAACCAGGAAATGATTCTAGGATATCTCATGAAAGGACCAGCGTTAGGGTGGTCAGTTGTTAAACAGAGTTTCCATGGGTCGTTTATGAGTAAGAACAATTCAAGACCGATACCCCATTGTAATGTGCTGACAGGACTTTTCTTGGAGTAAATACAAGGAATGATACCTGCAGCGGTTTCACATTCAATGTCTTTGTTGGTCCATTTTAAACCTGATAATTTGAATAAGTCGTATTCCATAGGAGCATCTGCAGTCATGGTTGTGGTTTCATCAAAGGTAACCTGACCGATATCACAAGTAATGTGGTCATGTTTGTTGATGTAGTCTGCAACTTCTACAGCACCGGATCCTGCGTCTTTCCAGCTGTTTCCGGTGTAGGAGTGGAACTGCAAGTGAGTTACGTGCATAACCTGGTTCCTGATGTCAGCTTTGGAACTTTTCTTGATGTCTTTGACTGAGTCTAAGGTTGCAAGAGTGGTTGGGACGTTACCAGGATGTCCTAAATCGTTAGGGTGAATGTGAATAGAGTGAGGAAGTCCTAACATTTCGTTTGCTTTAGCTAAAGCTCTTACAACTTCCCTTGAGGTTACGTCGAAATATGGTGCTTTGTCATCATATCCGTGTACGTTCATACCCCAACCCCATGCTTCACTTCCACATGGGTTTACGATTTTTACACCGTATCCTTTTGAGATTTTTAACCATGAAGCGATAAATGCTGCTAAGTCTTCAATGTTGTTGTCTCTTGCGTATTCCATTACAAACCAGTTGTTACCGAATAATGGTAAAGCTGGAATATCGATGTTAGGAATAGTTGCAATTTCTTCGTGAGTGTGTTTTGCTTCAAGAGGAGGCATAGCTGCTTCTACAACAGTACCGTAACCCATTCTTGAGTATCTGTAACCGGTTGCTGGACAACTTGGAATTGAGAAACCTGATTCAGATCTTAACACTTTAGTTTTTTGGGAAACACCCATTCTTGAATCTTCTGGTCTGTATAATCTTCCTACAACTAATTTTGGACCTGCTACGTGAGCGTGTGGGTCGACACCTGCTGGCATG includes:
- a CDS encoding DUF128 domain-containing protein, which encodes MSESERRMIEILRILNKQEQPTGSKLIADELREKGFNLGERAVRYHMQILDEKGYTEKMGYSGRRITELGREKLEKGLIYDQVDFIYSKFEELIYLTDFNYMDKTGNVVVNTSTIYNEDSYNIIKDVFQNGLSVSPYVNLNRVGSGSNLEIKTICGTTIDGILLKEGIASQPTYGGLLKIEDYHPVSFKEIISYKKTSITPLDAFIAPGMTSVLDVIDEGTGYIPANFRMIPSLAYDRTMKIIDDLKKIGVNGTIAVSNDGEDILGLPISKGMIGVAIIGGITPFCAAQELGYDIDIKIGEELENFERLTPIVKDIKYNLKESKGKSDTRIPFILSKSWNLIHQVDFDVERECGNIIANISYVKRDDLDETVKIMKESYDANSKYINPHYQIVKLPADDEKVGIATICSLSVDGMLIKNGIKSTPIYGGLLELTEPPLFIDLISYTGSSIDPHKIFIAKNMTAITKDSGPKRLLASIKEAPLISRDYGVYLLDKLSKIGFSVYKVGKARELTYNAKAENYNFGIVTGSGLNSIAAIKEKGIDIEVKADTQLLPYENMDTL
- a CDS encoding DUF2097 family protein, translating into MKKLELSVDEAVNYLKENVKIHDNLEIAYNRIFAEGEVLNVDFSKYFGKPGFKMLMSLDETHLNPTIEIDIYEIQEDLIEFTHYPQDDGEVVDVTVV
- a CDS encoding DUF2097 domain-containing protein — translated: MAEEILLTTDEAIEYVRNNVKVGDTLEISYNRIFAPGEVLGITEEDEETGEGLRVNMQLNGEILNQAVEIDFKEIYDDLLEMVHITEDKETVIEIDF
- a CDS encoding formylmethanofuran dehydrogenase subunit C, whose protein sequence is MFSLKTITFDQIKTSSIALEMDEVIPDEIYSWTEADFAKYEVPIGNSRFPITDFFDITVEGEAEGPADVKMIFNGDLNRVKYIGCKMSAGEIICNSSVDLHVGAEMSGGSILVNGDAAAHAGREMSGGYLEITGNTKEFTGASYIGDWRGMTGGEIVVGGNAGKQCGECLTGGKIHVKGNCDILAGIHMTKGIIEIDGDVNRWPGGQMKNGTIVIHGFLGRLLEGFVLEGIVEDPEDSGVVFPGKYIKYTGDIGLNGKGSLYLDAEANKEKLSTYGELDDDYTSIREYRNL
- a CDS encoding formylmethanofuran dehydrogenase subunit A, encoding MMEYILKNGIVYDPINEINGEKKDVMFKDGIIVDEVSADAKVIDVTDKIVMPAGVDPHAHVAGPKLVVGRLYRPEDSRMGVSQKTKVLRSESGFSIPSCPATGYRYSRMGYGTVVEAAMPPLEAKHTHEEIATIPNIDIPALPLFGNNWFVMEYARDNNIEDLAAFIASWLKISKGYGVKIVNPCGSEAWGWGMNVHGYDDKAPYFDVTSREVVRALAKANEMLGLPHSIHIHPNDLGHPGNVPTTLATLDSVKDIKKSSKADIRNQVMHVTHLQFHSYTGNSWKDAGSGAVEVADYINKHDHITCDIGQVTFDETTTMTADAPMEYDLFKLSGLKWTNKDIECETAAGIIPCIYSKKSPVSTLQWGIGLELFLLINDPWKLCLTTDHPNAGPFMRYPRIISWLMSNEKRQDMCENEVHKWIYKRTTLPSIEREYDFYEIATITRAAAAKIYGFEDRGSLTPGCRADIAVYDINPNDIDPSRQALEIEKGFTVADYTIKDGQILVKDKEIVQVKESQNIWVNVKGWEKQEQKVLDNLMPFFNQYYSVKWENYPVHDHYVSNPIRVDVEK